A genomic window from Silene latifolia isolate original U9 population chromosome 11, ASM4854445v1, whole genome shotgun sequence includes:
- the LOC141612326 gene encoding SNF2 domain-containing protein CLASSY 2-like, with amino-acid sequence MTKRGLHQSLHPFDEYPFEVFFQGSWKTVERLRINDGNIIFNFLDLGYLYEKKLFLPTLRLRPRRATIIDCTCTLRRGAEVSVFSKPKNSDDSSEESPTGRWFDARISSIERTPHENKCECKFYVRFFHISDNGGTDRKKLKKEVESVGIDQISVFQVLPQKPSEGTFYRWNLAEDCTSVSRTKLFLAKFASDISWLLVASVEKKTIFDVLSIQNKIVYQILDGSCSSYSTDVHLSAVNLRKDGGVIFSSVYPFVPVDNYMNPQSEEVKDLVESNSVCEVTELRRSKRRHVQPQRYLGEIGLEAADMTGLRIGWKRLDMDDDLAIVLANDDETDGMLLDNPEQGFDNNAVEIYSEDNYLLSRIGAEAKDEKLVKDLYSAEESEGECVKRKRGRKSKKFLSEKESKRLQSKKDDKTQLAIVPVLEENSWMPREQSDLQAEMRPNRLNAADDNVPLKFYRRRVRVSRATRTRKISELDDFGGGSRYATKTYKYPMKRYHHPMSRASRRDKNSDETQGGPKKTLDIGVYKDLISTYMKNIQLTIENKQPIPTDAWKNLQGASSMYEKKAADEAAPPPEEEEEESETEMLFREMELCLASAYYLDEENSKAKESDPMEKFFNGDPSCKHVYIIDDEIGVLCRLCGYVITEIRDVSPEFMRPTGFSAKHERADNRGEKDDTEQKLLDEACTGLVYHNPGFSDTFMSEPSDNDNVWGIIPSIKKKLHDHQKKAFEFLWRNLAGSLIPSEMEPSGKKVGGCVISHSPGAGKTFLIIAFLISYLKMFPGKRPLVLAPKTTLYTWYKEIIKWQFPVPVYQIHGRKTYRDRIYNQKVGNSSSAVVPNGDIMHVLDCLEKVQKWHAHPSVLLMGYTSFMSLMREDSKYAHRRYMGQILRESPGILILDEGHNPRSTKSRLRKALMRVGTEFRILLSGTLFQNNFGEYFNTLCLARPNFVNEVLRVLDPKYKKKIKGQNKTRTSIENRARKVFMDIIARKINSNDLDERADGLNLLRNLTTKFIDVYEGGSAENLPGLQSYTLMMKPTPLQHEILVRLHQFMNVARGFPLELELMITLGSIHPWLIRSAVCAGKFLSAEELESLDQYKMDPTKGSKVKFVLGLVQRSIIRKEKVLIFCHNIAPINLFLKYFEMIYGWKKGHEVLVLQGDLELFERGRVMDRFEERGGPSKVLLASINACAEGITLTAASRVVLLDSEWNPSKQKQAIARAFRPGQEKIVYVYQLLATGTLEEDKYGRTTWKEWVSCMIFSEEHVDDPSKWQAEKIEDALLREIVEEDHAKSFHMIMKNEKASYENPLREMNE; translated from the exons ATGACAAAACGAGGTCTCCATCAGTCCCTACACCCTTTTGACGAGTATC CATTTGAGGTATTTTTTCAAGGCTCATGGAAGACTGTGGAGAGACTACGAATTAATGACGGAAATATAATCTTTAATTTCCTGGATCTCGGATATTTGTATGAGAAAAAACTTTTTCTACCAACTCTTAGGCTAAGGCCAAGAAGAGCAACTATCATCGACTGCACATGCACACTGAGACGTGGTGCTGAAGTTTCCGTGTTTTCAAAGCCTAAAAATTCAGATGATTCATCTGAAGAATCCCCCACT GGACGATGGTTTGACGCTAGAATAAGTTCCATAGAGAGGACTCCACATGAAAATAAATGTGAATGCAAATTCTACGTAAGATTCTTTCATATCAGTGACAATGGTGGAACTGATAGGAAGAAGCTAAAAAAAGAGGTTGAATCTGTAGGGATCGACCAAATATCCGTCTTTCAAGTTCTTCCGCAGAAGCCTTCTGAAGGTACATTTTACAGGTGGAACCTTGCTGAGGATTGCACTTCCGTATCAAGAACCAAGTTGTTTCTAGCAAAGTTTGCTTCTGATATTTCTTGGCTGTTGGTTGCATCTGTTGAAAAAAAGACGATATTTGATGTTCTATCAATACAAAACAAGATTGTGTACCAAATATTGGATGGTAGCTGTAGCAGTTACTCGACTGATGTACATTTAAGTGCAGTAAATTTAAGGAAAGACGGTGGGGTAATTTTCTCGTCGGTTTACCCTTTTGTTCCTGTGGACAACTATATGAACCCACAATCCGAAGAGGTGAAAGATTTAGTTGAATCAAATTCAGTTTGTGAGGTCACAGAGTTGAGACGATCAAAACGCCGGCATGTGCAACCACAACGGTACTTGGGTGAGATCGGCCTAGAGGCGGCAGACATGACTGGTCTTCGAATAGGATGGAAGAGACTGGATATGGATGATGATTTGGCAATTGTCCTAGCCAATGATGATGAGACAGATGGCATGCTCCTAGACAATCCTGAACAAGGCTTCGATAATAATGCTGTGGAGATATATTCCGAGGATAATTATCTACTTTCTAGAATTGGGGCTGAGGCGAAAGACGAGAAGCTTGTGAAAGATTTGTATAGTGCGGAAGAGAGTGAGGGCGAATGTGTCAAAAGAAAAAGGGGACGAAAGAGTAAAAAATTCCTAAGCGAGAAAGAGAGTAAGAGATTACAAAGTAAGAAAGATGATAAGACTCAGCTTGCTATTGTTCCCGTGTTGGAAGAAAACAGTTGGATGCCACGGGAACAAAGCGATCTCCAAGCTGAAATGCGTCCAAATAGACTCAATGCCGCTGACGATAATGTCCCTTTGAAGTTTTATAGGAGAAGAGTCCGAGTAAGTAGAGCCACGAGAACAAGGAAGATATCCGAATTGGATGATTTTGGTGGGGGGTCTCGATATGCTACAAAGACTTACAAATATCCGATGAAAAGGTATCATCATCCTATGTCTAGAGCTTCTAGAAGAGACAAGAACTCGGACGAGACCCAAGGCGGTCCAAAGAAAACCTTGGATATTGGTGTGTACAAAGATCTTATATCAACTTACATGAAGAACATTCAGCTGACTATAGAGAATAAACAGCCTATTCCTACCGATGCTTGGAAAAATCTCCAAGGCGCGTCATCTATGTATGAAAAGAAGGCTGCTGACGAAGCTGCTCCACctcccgaggaagaagaagaagagtcggAAACTGAAATGTTGTTCAGAGAAATGGAACTTTGTTTGGCATCGGCATATTATCTTGATGAGGAG AACTCAAAGGCCAAAGAAAGTGACCCGATGGAAAAGTTTTTTAATGGAGATCCGTCTTGTAAGCATGTGTATATAATAGATGATGAAATCGGGGTTCTTTGTCGATTGTGCGGATATGTGATCACTGAAATCAGAGACGTCTCACCAGAGTTT ATGCGACCAACAGGATTTTCCGCGAAACATGAACGGGCAGATAACAGAGGTGAAAAGGATGATACAGAGCAAAAGTTGCTTGATGAGGCATGTACTGGTCTTGTCTACCATAATCCTGGTTTTTCAGACACTTTCATGTCTGAACCAAGTGATAATGACAACGTGTGGGGAATAATCCCGAGTATAAAGAAAAAGTTGCATGAtcaccaaaagaaagctttcgaGTTCCTATGGAGAAACCTTGCCGGGTCTTTGATACCTTCGGAAATGGAACCGTCAGGCAAAAAAGTCGGTGGTTGTGTAATTTCTCATTCTCCTGGTGCAGGGAAAACCTTTCTGATCATCGCCTTTCTTATTAGTTACTTGAAGATGTTCCCCGGAAAGAGGCCCTTGGTTCTTGCTCCTAAGACTACACTCTACACATGGTATAAGGAGATCATTAAGTGGCAATTTCCGGTCCCGGTTTATCAAATCCATGGTCGGAAAACCTACCGAGATAGAATTTACAATCAAAAGGTTGGTAATTCCTCCTCAGCGGTGGTCCCAAATGGAGATATCATGCATGTGCTTGATTGTTTGGAGAAAGTACAAAAGTGGCATGCTCACCCGAGTGTGCTTCTCATGGGTTACACCTCGTTCATGTCGCTTATGCGAGAAGATTCCAAGTATGCCCATCGTAGGTACATGGGTCAAATCCTCCGAGAAAGTCCTGGTATTTTGATCCTAGATGAAGGACACAATCCAAGAAGCACTAAGTCAAGGCTAAGGAAAGCACTAATGAGGGTTGGGACGGAATTTAGAATTCTACTCTCAGGGACTTTGTTTCAGAACAACTTTGGTGAGTATTTCAACACTCTTTGCTTGGCAAGGCCGAATTTCGTCAACGAGGTACTTCGAGTTCTAGATCCCAAGTACAAGAAAAAAATCAAGGGGCAAAACAAAACTCGAACTTCCATAGAAAACCGTGCTAGAAAGGTCTTCATGGACATCATTGCTCGAAAAATCAACTCAAATGATCTAGATGAAAGAGCTGATGGTCTAAACTTGTTGAGAAACCTCACGACCAAATTTATCGATGTCTATGAAGGTGGAAGCGCTGAGAATCTACCTGGTTTGCAGAGTTACACCCTGATGATGAAACCGACGCCTCTACAACATGAGATTCTAGTAAGACTTCATCAATTTATGAATGTGGCTCGAGGTTTTCCTTTGGAACTCGAGCTCATGATCACCCTCGGCTCCATCCATCCTTGGTTGATCAGATCCGCGGTTTGTGCAGGCAAGTTCCTTAGTGCCGAGGAACTTGAAAGCCTCGATCAGTACAAGATGGACCCCACAAAAGGGtcaaaggtgaaatttgtccttggATTAGTACAAAGGTCAATCATAAGAAAAGAAAAGGTGTTAATCTTTTGCCATAACATAGCACCTATCAATCTATTTCTCAAATATTTTGAGATGATATACGGATGGAAGAAGGGACACGAGGTTCTCGTCCTTCAAGGGGATCTCGAGCTCTTTGAAAGAGGACGGGTTATGGATAGGTTCGAGGAGCGTGGCGGACCCTCAAAGGTGTTACTTGCTTCTATCAATGCTTGTGCCGAAGGCATCACTTTGACCGCTGCCTCTAGGGTAGTGTTGCTTGATTCTGAATGGAACCCATCAAAGCAAAAACAAGCTATTGCTCGGGCTTTTAGGCCCGGTCAAGAGAAGATAGTGTATGTGTATCAACTCCTGGCCACCGGGACATTGGAAGAAGACAAGTACGGAAGGACAACGTGGAAAGAATGGGTTTCGTGTATGATTTTTAGTGAAGAACATGTGGATGACCCTTCGAAATGGCAAGCTGAAAAGATCGAAGATGCTTTGCTTCGAGAGATTGTTGAAGAGGATCATGCTAAGTCTTTCCATATGATCATGAAAAATGAGAAGGCTTCCTATGAAAATCCATTGAGGGAGATGAATGAGTAG
- the LOC141615319 gene encoding abscisic acid receptor PYL4-like gives MSPTIQLRAYTTTTTTATTYITNTSPSVIETMAAEIIPSLAHDLTRELSRSHPSLDRQMEIIARYHNHEVGPNQCASVVVKHIAAPTQSVWSLVKRFDQPQTYKRFLRSCRLIAGDGAQVGSLREVHCVSGIPAASSTERLEVLDEESHAIGFRIVGGEHRLHNYRSITTVHPSYPSAGSEEGTVVVESYVVDVPQGNNKQETCVFVDTIVRCNLQSLASLTERMGRSSSTLSSVSTNSSSSSVVTSSSSCKVS, from the coding sequence ATGTCTCCGACTATCCAGCTACGAGCTTATACGACCACAACCACGACCGCGACCACATATATAACCAATACATCACCATCAGTTATTGAAACAATGGCGGCCGAGATAATTCCCTCACTAGCTCATGATCTAACACGAGAGCTATCTCGCTCTCACCCGTCCTTAGACAGGCAAATGGAGATCATAGCCCGCTACCACAACCACGAGGTGGGGCCCAACCAGTGTGCCTCGGTCGTGGTCAAGCACATCGCTGCTCCAACCCAGAGCGTCTGGAGCCTAGTCAAGCGGTTCGACCAACCCCAGACGTACAAGCGCTTCCTCCGCAGCTGTCGCCTGATCGCAGGCGACGGAGCCCAGGTAGGCTCCCTGCGGGAGGTCCACTGTGTGTCGGGTATCCCCGCCGCGTCCAGCACCGAGCGGTTAGAAGTGCTGGACGAGGAATCCCACGCTATAGGATTCCGTATAGTAGGCGGGGAGCACCGACTACACAATTACCGCTCTATTACCACGGTCCATCCCTCGTACCCATCTGCAGGTAGCGAGGAGGGGACCGTAGTGGTAGAATCATACGTAGTAGACGTACCACAAGGGAACAATAAACAAGAGACGTGTGTTTTTGTAGACACTATTGTACGTTGTAACTTGCAATCTCTAGCTAGCTTAACCGAGAGAATGGGTAGATCATCTTCAACATTATCTTCTGTATCGACtaattcttcatcttcttctgtTGTTACCTCATCTTCATCATGTAAAGTATCATGA